Proteins found in one Deltaproteobacteria bacterium genomic segment:
- a CDS encoding amidohydrolase family protein — MKIFLSKYLLPITQDPIENAALVIEKDSIVEVGAAASLLQKYPKAKKIDLGEVVLLPGLVNAHCHLELSQAPLYDGKLHQDASGESNFIRWLIFIAQYQEKLSAQQKKEAISQGLEELKSSGTTCVGDLTSYEGAHACYEESGLRVVSFAEVMNIHQKSAQDRFESAMAQVDELMALDHPKIKAGLAPFAPYTLSKNLLKIFIQHLKQLQIPVQIHSSESFAEMEFFYDSKGDIAHLLFPYIGWTEKLPPPHQKTPIQYLNSIDFLGLKPTLVGCLHLGPTDLGILSHSGSSVICCPQSTKTLKNGNIPLGKLLKNKINLGLGSESLASNSSLSLWDELRVLWEESKRLPESIPAATLLHIATLGGAKALGLHKTIGSLEQEKYADFIALKIPQGARIENIEEQLIQQTKTESLLKVWVAGKEI; from the coding sequence ATGAAAATATTCCTCAGCAAATACCTCCTCCCGATCACACAAGATCCCATAGAAAATGCGGCCCTCGTAATCGAAAAAGATTCGATTGTGGAGGTCGGCGCAGCGGCATCTTTACTTCAAAAATATCCGAAGGCCAAAAAAATTGATCTTGGTGAAGTGGTCTTGCTGCCGGGCTTAGTCAATGCGCATTGCCATCTGGAACTTTCGCAGGCCCCCCTTTATGATGGCAAGTTGCATCAGGATGCCTCCGGGGAATCCAATTTTATTCGCTGGCTCATTTTTATTGCGCAGTATCAAGAAAAATTAAGTGCCCAGCAAAAAAAAGAAGCCATTTCGCAAGGGCTGGAAGAACTAAAATCCAGTGGGACTACCTGTGTGGGCGATTTGACTAGCTACGAAGGAGCGCACGCTTGCTACGAAGAAAGCGGGCTGCGGGTGGTTTCTTTTGCCGAGGTGATGAACATCCACCAAAAAAGTGCGCAAGACCGTTTTGAATCGGCCATGGCCCAGGTAGATGAATTGATGGCCCTGGATCATCCCAAAATCAAGGCAGGACTGGCCCCTTTCGCACCCTATACACTCTCCAAAAATTTGCTGAAGATTTTCATCCAGCATCTAAAGCAGCTTCAAATCCCCGTGCAGATCCATTCCAGCGAGAGCTTTGCGGAGATGGAATTTTTCTACGATTCCAAGGGAGACATCGCCCACCTCTTATTCCCCTACATCGGCTGGACAGAAAAGCTGCCTCCTCCACATCAAAAAACACCCATTCAATATTTAAATTCGATTGATTTTTTAGGCCTGAAACCCACCCTGGTAGGCTGTCTGCATTTGGGACCCACCGATTTGGGAATTCTTTCTCATAGCGGAAGTAGCGTCATTTGCTGTCCTCAAAGCACTAAAACTTTAAAAAATGGGAATATCCCTTTGGGCAAATTGTTGAAGAACAAAATCAACCTGGGACTGGGCTCGGAAAGCCTGGCTTCCAACTCGAGCCTTTCTTTGTGGGACGAACTTCGAGTTTTATGGGAGGAATCGAAAAGATTACCTGAAAGCATTCCTGCAGCGACTCTGCTTCACATTGCCACCTTGGGAGGTGCAAAGGCACTAGGCTTGCACAAAACGATTGGTTCTCTCGAACAAGAGAAATATGCCGATTTCATTGCCTTAAAAATTCCCCAGGGAGCAAGAATAGAAAACATCGAAGAACAGTTGATTCAACAGACAAAAACCGAATCGCTACTTAAAGTTTGGGTGGCCGGAAAAGAAATTTAA